In Brevibacillus brevis NBRC 100599, a single genomic region encodes these proteins:
- a CDS encoding beta-ketoacyl synthase N-terminal-like domain-containing protein — translation MNKMDKLLLKLLWGQMQSLGCFTEKNQALSDLKRKSGLLDLYDMWLEETASVLARNDYLVYDSATSTVIDPAPISSTAVWQEWEQEKEVWLKNPDTNAQVKLVEATLRALPQILTGKLRATEVIFPHSSMELVEKVYKNNTVSDYFNEVLADTVVAFVEERLSQDSAARIRILEIGAGTGGTSAVVFQKLKAYEAHIQEYCYTDLSKAFFMHAEKEYGPSNPYLTYQIFNVEEPVMGQGIDLGGYDAVIAANVLHATKNIRQTVRNAKAVLKKNGLLFLNEMSKNSIFLHLTFGLLEGWWLYEDPELRLSGCPGLSSATWQRVLAEEGFQSVFFPTEEAHAMGQQIIVTESDGVIRQQQIKQPPKPKTSVNTEQPKAKRLNTPSAPNGKAIDDVLREKSTEYIKQQIAETLKMPSNKMDASEPLEAYGMDSILSVQLINQFRKIFGETISGTLFFEYQTVNDLVEHLLETQREALILLTGLDDHKQTQEPNQTEDHVAFAPLPKAEGKRDTRKTRAFASSVHSQRTMSRPASPGKIAIIGMSGRFAQANNLDEFWENLLHAKKSISEIPAKRWDWTAYYHPNREEAISQGKSYSKWGAFLEEFDQFDPLFFQMTPREAENIDPQERLYLEECWKALEDAGYASSKMSTELRKRTGVFGGITKQGFHLYSTETTHHFPTTSYSSMVNRVSYYLNLQGPSMPIDTMCSSAFVAIHEACEYIRNGKGSMAIAGGVNLYTHPLTYFGLTVGQLISHTSDSAAFGNGGIGFVPGEGVGAVVLKDYDQAVQDRDHIYAVIRGTAVNHKGKANSYMTPSPLPIADVMEEALKESGLDPRSISYLEASAYGSDIVDAVEMTAVTKAFHNRQGAEGDYRLGSVKPNIGHCESASGMSQLMKVILSLQHQTLVPTLIPDELNPNIPFDQLPFQLQREVSEWKQVTVDGQTVPRRAGITSFGGGGVNAHVIVEEYNHNPSSRRVNDSEPELFVFSAKNKERLQAYIHRWIGYLQKNQQLDIANTAYTLQIGREEMPCRLAVITNDQTELLEQLERWLEHQEETEHCFFGDLKENKEMMPDRVAQAVKPGDIRELAKLWVLGNPIPWQKLYEGKELSRVAKLPTYPFKRRTCWIERNQTNRTRRETSMRSAHPEFENKAVEIYTYSANSSEAEFSEDYLTVCPFERKIPGFSMSRVILNPEKYPLEREMVREKQVEMRQVLFCKENFSRVQKVLDFGCGHGTDVIQIAELYPHIKTHGFTITKAQAELGNQRIAQKNLGARAKIFNKDSSKDAFPDLYDMIVGIEVSFHIRNKHGLFQNISSSLNEEGTVLLIDYIANTRGPIVDQNVEVSIPTVQEWIELLAEHQLVIDEIIDVSPQIANALHDPDVEQYIKHLPKAVQDLYINTVNQSISLERGWISYCLFKLKKAPHLTYTKRCEWNASKLSKKRPYPEALAEMINSGYIPYPKQQTRTQPNPNQDDNSFHCNRRAMKESLVEAFAAVLGLQPEELEEVETLKDMGIGSLNAVALSEMINSKFNLKLPTSVVFEHNTLDALASYIASHLQQDEPSQLHPNKQLVSDAQNQPISSEYSERKRNLSSDQSIPDRTKIKASLIEVFSTVLGLSQEELEEVETLKDLGIGSLNAVQLSEAINSKFHLKLPTSVVFEHNSLEALASYIATQLPERQPAQAEVFDSLEAKPTYTEIVPLRNIGYDPPRAASDDIAIIGISCRTAGARGQDEFWELVSEGRDCIKEVTNPDWRAFFKENALVDMPIKYGAMEDIEYFDPAFFKISPTEAQSMDVTQRILLQESYRALEDAGYTPSMLRGQPVGTIIGAMAGMTVEQDFSHFGMLGSDTSILASRIAYFLDLKGPALAVNTACSSSLVAIDIACQKLKTEEVNLAIAGGITIYSHPAPFISMSNARMLSPTGECRPFDNGANGIVVGDGVGVVILKRLQDAVRDNDSIYGVIRGSGTNQDGRTLGITVPSFQAQSDLQKSIYAKKQIEVEDIQYIEAHGTATKLGDPVEIHALSESFRQFTPKKRFCAIGSLKANIGHTTAAAGVLSVIKVLLSMKNRKMAPSIHFVKENEHIDFENSPVYVNTKLQDWQTNSKGSRLAAVSSFGFSGTNAHLVIEEFDRSNIRFSTPDEGQEIATGVFVLSAESREQLVTYAKQTKAFVEKHPDVNLADFLYTFQTAREPMSHRVAVVVHSKEHLIAQLEQFIQGTGEKTADLFIGERNKTGGIKIGDTEEGRDFIRNLALNKKIKKLAELWVHGNEIEWEALYSKGMVSRLSGLPSYPFAKERYRLPKVVVRNQTHQEAAATTELTADKQGHRAVDIAQPTEVTRVQADEDDTPRNELVRKIAAAWEEVLGVKKVDIHKNFQDLGGDSIMATQIISRLKNSFPVDVNLDNLFSAPTVAGMAELIEEELIAVIDELPEEAILELLS, via the coding sequence ATGAACAAAATGGACAAGCTTCTCTTAAAGTTACTGTGGGGTCAAATGCAGTCGCTTGGCTGCTTTACGGAAAAGAATCAAGCGCTCAGCGATCTCAAAAGAAAAAGCGGTCTGCTTGACTTATATGACATGTGGCTCGAAGAAACGGCTTCTGTTTTGGCCCGGAATGATTATCTCGTTTACGATAGTGCTACGTCTACCGTGATCGATCCTGCTCCCATTTCCAGTACGGCTGTCTGGCAGGAATGGGAGCAAGAAAAAGAAGTCTGGCTAAAAAATCCGGATACGAACGCGCAAGTCAAGCTAGTCGAGGCAACCTTGCGTGCTTTACCGCAAATTCTCACCGGAAAACTGAGGGCGACAGAGGTCATCTTTCCCCATTCATCGATGGAATTAGTCGAGAAGGTATACAAAAATAACACCGTTTCCGACTACTTCAATGAAGTACTTGCGGATACAGTGGTTGCTTTTGTAGAGGAACGGCTGAGCCAGGATTCTGCGGCCCGAATTCGCATTCTCGAGATTGGCGCAGGTACGGGAGGAACGAGTGCCGTCGTTTTCCAAAAACTAAAGGCGTATGAAGCGCATATCCAGGAATATTGCTACACAGACCTCTCCAAAGCCTTTTTCATGCATGCAGAAAAAGAGTATGGCCCAAGCAATCCTTATTTGACCTATCAGATTTTTAACGTAGAAGAGCCAGTGATGGGACAAGGAATTGATTTGGGCGGATATGATGCTGTCATTGCAGCAAATGTCTTGCACGCCACCAAAAATATTCGCCAAACCGTGCGTAACGCGAAAGCCGTTCTAAAGAAGAACGGCTTGCTTTTCCTAAATGAAATGAGTAAAAACTCCATCTTCCTCCACCTTACCTTTGGCTTGCTGGAGGGATGGTGGCTGTACGAAGACCCAGAGCTGCGCCTTTCAGGCTGCCCTGGGTTATCTTCGGCAACGTGGCAGAGAGTATTGGCGGAAGAAGGATTTCAATCGGTCTTTTTCCCAACAGAAGAGGCGCACGCGATGGGGCAGCAGATTATTGTGACCGAAAGCGACGGCGTGATCCGTCAGCAGCAAATAAAACAACCGCCTAAACCGAAGACGAGCGTAAATACGGAACAACCAAAAGCAAAGAGGCTGAACACACCTTCCGCTCCTAACGGAAAGGCAATCGACGATGTCCTACGAGAAAAAAGTACGGAATACATCAAACAGCAGATCGCTGAAACACTGAAAATGCCCAGTAACAAGATGGATGCTTCCGAGCCCTTAGAGGCCTATGGTATGGATTCCATTTTATCTGTACAACTGATCAATCAATTTCGGAAAATTTTCGGCGAAACCATCAGCGGTACTTTGTTTTTTGAATATCAGACAGTAAATGACTTAGTCGAGCATTTACTAGAGACACAAAGAGAAGCGCTGATTTTGCTCACAGGATTGGATGATCACAAGCAGACGCAGGAGCCAAATCAAACGGAAGATCATGTTGCGTTTGCCCCATTGCCGAAAGCTGAAGGGAAACGAGACACAAGAAAAACGAGAGCATTTGCATCATCTGTCCATTCGCAAAGGACGATGTCCAGACCTGCATCCCCCGGTAAAATAGCGATTATTGGCATGAGTGGGCGTTTTGCTCAAGCGAACAACTTGGACGAGTTTTGGGAGAACTTACTGCATGCGAAAAAGTCTATCTCTGAAATTCCAGCTAAGCGTTGGGATTGGACCGCGTATTATCATCCAAATCGAGAGGAAGCCATTTCCCAAGGGAAAAGCTATAGCAAATGGGGGGCGTTCTTAGAGGAATTTGATCAGTTTGATCCGTTATTCTTTCAGATGACTCCGCGAGAAGCAGAAAATATAGACCCTCAAGAGCGCCTATATTTAGAAGAGTGCTGGAAGGCGTTAGAAGATGCAGGCTATGCCTCATCCAAGATGTCTACGGAGCTCCGTAAGCGAACAGGGGTTTTTGGTGGCATTACGAAACAAGGCTTTCATTTGTATAGTACGGAAACCACTCATCACTTTCCGACAACCTCGTATTCGTCGATGGTCAATCGGGTTTCGTACTATCTAAACTTACAGGGTCCAAGTATGCCGATTGATACGATGTGCTCCTCCGCTTTTGTAGCGATTCATGAAGCATGTGAATACATCCGAAACGGGAAGGGAAGCATGGCGATTGCTGGTGGAGTGAATTTGTACACACATCCGCTTACCTACTTCGGTCTGACTGTGGGGCAGCTCATCTCCCATACTTCTGACAGTGCTGCCTTTGGGAACGGTGGAATTGGTTTTGTGCCAGGCGAGGGAGTAGGGGCTGTTGTTCTCAAGGATTACGATCAGGCTGTACAGGATCGGGATCATATTTATGCCGTGATACGCGGAACCGCTGTCAACCATAAGGGTAAAGCCAATAGCTACATGACACCAAGCCCCCTCCCCATTGCAGATGTGATGGAAGAAGCGTTGAAAGAAAGCGGACTGGACCCTCGATCCATTAGTTACCTAGAAGCTTCCGCCTATGGATCAGACATCGTTGATGCCGTTGAGATGACAGCGGTGACGAAAGCTTTTCACAACCGCCAAGGAGCAGAAGGGGACTATCGACTCGGTTCGGTCAAACCGAATATCGGGCATTGTGAATCGGCTTCCGGCATGTCGCAGCTAATGAAAGTGATTTTGTCCTTACAGCATCAGACGCTGGTTCCAACCCTGATTCCTGACGAACTGAATCCGAATATTCCATTTGATCAACTTCCCTTTCAATTGCAGCGAGAGGTATCGGAATGGAAGCAGGTCACCGTAGATGGGCAGACAGTCCCCCGACGAGCAGGTATTACCAGCTTTGGCGGTGGTGGAGTGAATGCCCATGTTATCGTGGAGGAATACAACCACAATCCATCATCAAGGAGAGTAAACGATTCAGAACCAGAGCTGTTTGTCTTTTCGGCGAAGAATAAAGAAAGATTGCAAGCATACATTCATCGCTGGATTGGTTATCTGCAAAAGAACCAGCAGTTGGATATAGCGAATACAGCCTACACCCTGCAAATCGGAAGAGAAGAAATGCCTTGCCGTTTAGCTGTCATCACCAATGATCAGACAGAACTTTTAGAGCAACTGGAACGCTGGTTGGAACATCAAGAAGAGACGGAACATTGCTTTTTTGGAGACCTCAAGGAAAACAAAGAAATGATGCCAGACCGAGTTGCTCAGGCAGTCAAACCGGGAGATATAAGGGAACTGGCAAAATTGTGGGTTCTCGGCAATCCTATCCCTTGGCAGAAGCTGTATGAAGGGAAGGAGTTATCCAGAGTAGCTAAGCTCCCAACCTATCCGTTTAAGAGGAGAACGTGCTGGATAGAACGCAATCAAACGAATCGCACTAGGAGGGAGACGAGCATGAGATCCGCTCATCCAGAATTCGAAAACAAAGCGGTTGAAATTTACACATATAGCGCCAATAGCAGCGAAGCGGAGTTTTCGGAGGATTACTTGACCGTATGTCCATTTGAAAGGAAGATTCCAGGCTTTTCAATGAGCCGCGTCATTTTGAACCCGGAAAAATATCCGTTGGAAAGAGAAATGGTAAGAGAGAAGCAAGTAGAGATGCGCCAGGTGCTTTTTTGTAAAGAAAATTTCTCTCGTGTGCAAAAAGTGCTGGACTTCGGATGCGGTCACGGGACAGATGTGATTCAAATAGCAGAGCTCTATCCGCATATCAAAACGCATGGATTTACGATTACGAAGGCGCAAGCTGAGCTAGGCAATCAACGAATCGCGCAGAAAAATCTAGGGGCTCGTGCGAAAATTTTCAATAAAGACAGCTCTAAGGATGCCTTTCCCGATCTCTACGACATGATCGTCGGGATTGAAGTGAGCTTCCATATTCGAAATAAACACGGACTATTTCAAAATATCTCCTCTTCTCTGAACGAAGAAGGAACCGTTCTGTTGATCGATTACATAGCCAATACGCGAGGACCAATCGTAGACCAGAACGTCGAAGTCAGCATTCCTACCGTACAAGAATGGATTGAGCTTTTAGCGGAGCATCAGTTAGTGATCGATGAAATCATTGACGTATCGCCGCAGATTGCTAACGCCTTGCATGATCCCGATGTGGAACAGTACATCAAGCATCTGCCTAAAGCTGTACAAGATTTGTATATCAATACGGTGAATCAATCCATCTCGCTCGAACGAGGGTGGATCAGCTATTGCTTGTTTAAGCTGAAAAAGGCTCCGCATCTTACGTACACGAAGCGTTGTGAATGGAATGCCAGCAAACTATCGAAGAAAAGACCTTATCCAGAAGCGTTAGCGGAAATGATAAACAGCGGTTATATTCCGTATCCGAAACAGCAAACGAGAACTCAGCCGAATCCAAATCAGGATGACAATAGCTTTCATTGCAATAGGCGAGCAATGAAAGAATCCTTGGTTGAGGCTTTTGCTGCCGTTTTAGGTCTTCAACCAGAAGAACTGGAAGAAGTAGAGACCTTAAAGGATATGGGGATTGGCTCACTTAATGCCGTTGCCTTATCCGAAATGATTAACAGTAAATTCAATCTGAAGCTACCGACCAGCGTTGTGTTTGAACATAATACGTTAGATGCATTGGCGAGCTATATTGCTAGCCATTTGCAGCAAGACGAGCCTAGCCAGCTCCATCCAAATAAACAATTAGTGTCGGATGCTCAAAATCAACCAATATCATCTGAATATTCTGAACGAAAACGCAATTTGTCGTCAGATCAGTCCATTCCAGATCGGACAAAAATCAAAGCGAGCCTGATTGAGGTCTTTTCTACCGTTTTAGGCTTGAGTCAAGAAGAGCTGGAAGAAGTGGAAACCCTTAAGGACTTGGGTATTGGATCGCTCAATGCCGTTCAACTATCCGAAGCTATCAATAGCAAGTTTCATTTAAAACTACCAACGAGCGTCGTGTTTGAGCATAATTCGCTAGAAGCATTGGCGAGCTACATCGCGACTCAGCTACCAGAGCGACAACCAGCGCAGGCAGAAGTGTTTGATAGTCTTGAAGCGAAGCCAACGTATACAGAGATAGTCCCATTGCGAAATATTGGCTACGATCCACCTAGAGCAGCCTCCGATGATATTGCGATCATTGGGATTTCCTGCCGCACAGCAGGTGCTCGGGGGCAAGATGAATTCTGGGAGCTCGTCAGTGAGGGCAGAGATTGCATCAAAGAAGTGACCAATCCAGACTGGCGTGCCTTTTTCAAAGAAAATGCACTCGTCGATATGCCGATCAAATACGGGGCGATGGAGGATATTGAATATTTTGATCCAGCTTTTTTCAAAATTTCTCCGACCGAAGCCCAATCGATGGATGTCACGCAGCGCATCCTTTTACAAGAGAGCTATAGAGCATTAGAGGACGCAGGCTACACCCCGTCCATGCTGAGGGGACAACCTGTTGGAACGATCATTGGCGCGATGGCGGGAATGACCGTAGAACAAGATTTCTCTCATTTTGGCATGCTCGGATCAGATACGAGTATACTCGCCTCGCGAATCGCTTATTTCCTTGACCTGAAAGGACCAGCTTTAGCTGTGAACACAGCTTGCTCATCCTCATTGGTGGCGATCGATATTGCTTGCCAAAAGCTGAAGACGGAAGAGGTCAATCTGGCTATCGCAGGAGGAATTACGATTTATTCCCATCCTGCTCCGTTTATCTCGATGAGTAACGCAAGGATGCTATCTCCTACAGGGGAGTGCCGCCCGTTTGACAATGGTGCGAATGGCATTGTCGTTGGGGATGGGGTTGGTGTTGTGATTTTAAAAAGATTGCAAGATGCAGTACGGGATAACGACAGCATCTATGGTGTTATCCGCGGCAGTGGAACCAATCAGGATGGACGGACATTGGGCATTACCGTGCCTAGCTTCCAAGCGCAAAGCGACCTGCAAAAATCCATTTACGCGAAAAAACAGATTGAAGTGGAAGACATTCAATATATCGAGGCACACGGAACCGCGACAAAATTAGGGGACCCTGTAGAGATTCATGCGCTGAGTGAATCGTTCCGCCAATTCACGCCGAAGAAACGATTCTGCGCAATTGGTTCTTTGAAAGCCAATATCGGGCATACCACAGCAGCGGCTGGGGTGTTGAGTGTCATTAAGGTTTTACTCAGCATGAAAAACAGGAAGATGGCTCCTTCGATCCATTTTGTCAAAGAGAATGAACACATTGATTTTGAAAACAGCCCTGTTTATGTGAATACCAAGCTGCAGGATTGGCAGACCAATTCCAAAGGCTCTCGATTGGCTGCGGTCAGCTCTTTTGGCTTTAGCGGCACCAATGCTCATCTAGTGATCGAAGAGTTTGATAGAAGTAACATAAGATTCTCTACTCCTGATGAGGGTCAAGAGATCGCGACGGGAGTCTTCGTGCTGTCAGCTGAATCACGTGAGCAATTAGTGACCTATGCCAAGCAAACCAAGGCATTTGTAGAGAAGCACCCTGATGTGAACCTGGCAGATTTCCTGTACACCTTTCAGACTGCAAGGGAACCCATGTCTCATCGAGTAGCAGTCGTGGTACACAGTAAAGAACACCTCATTGCACAGTTAGAGCAATTCATACAAGGGACTGGGGAAAAAACGGCTGATCTGTTTATCGGAGAAAGAAACAAAACGGGCGGCATCAAGATCGGTGATACAGAAGAGGGAAGGGATTTTATCCGCAATCTCGCTCTGAACAAGAAAATCAAAAAGCTGGCGGAGCTATGGGTTCATGGGAACGAAATAGAGTGGGAGGCTCTTTATTCAAAAGGAATGGTGAGCCGTCTATCAGGTCTGCCAAGCTACCCATTTGCCAAGGAGCGATACCGTTTACCCAAAGTTGTCGTACGCAACCAAACCCATCAAGAAGCCGCCGCCACCACGGAACTGACAGCAGATAAACAGGGACACAGAGCAGTAGATATAGCCCAACCAACGGAGGTAACTCGTGTTCAGGCTGATGAAGACGACACACCACGTAACGAGCTAGTGAGAAAAATTGCTGCAGCTTGGGAAGAGGTACTTGGCGTGAAAAAGGTTGACATCCATAAAAACTTTCAAGACCTGGGCGGCGATTCAATCATGGCCACGCAGATTATTTCCAGATTGAAAAATAGCTTCCCGGTTGATGTGAATCTGGACAATCTCTTTTCGGCGCCAACTGTTGCAGGAATGGCAGAACTGATTGAAGAGGAACTAATTGCTGTTATTGATGAACTTCCAGAAGAGGCGATTTTGGAGCTATTAAGTTGA